CGGAGGAAAGTTTCAGTTGTGTAGATATTTTTTCCAGCGACATAAATGACTTCCATAACACACGTTTATCACAGGCATTTTATCACTTTTTACCTGTAAAAGTCTCAGCAGGCAGCTTTTTACTGATGTGGGAAACAAGGCTTTTAACGTTAACGCCATAGAGGCCAAGAGGAGATTAGACAAACTAAGTGCGGGGCATATGCTGATAACAGGTATCAGCTTATACCCCAGCGCGGCAGCTAAAAAGAAAAGCAAACTAAATTTTTAAACGCTGGATATTATCTGCCAACACTTTAGCTCCTATGCCTTTAACTTTAAGCAGCTCATCAAGCGTGGTAAATTTCCCGTTCGTTTCCCGGTAAGCAATAATGGCTTTTGCCCGTTTCAGGCCTACACCTTTTAACGAAACCAAATCATCCAGGCTGGCCTGGTTAATATCTACCGTCTGAGTGGCAACATCTACAACTTTTGCTTGCTCCTGCTTTTGCCCGGCAACGGACATAGCGCTAAAACAAGTTAACAGGGCGATCAACAACAGTGAAAGAATGTTTTTCATAGTTAAATCCTTCTAAATGGAATGTCCCTGATGGACGGTGAATAAGTGGCCTAGAAAACCGGCCACCTATTAGGTTTAGAAGTGATTATCGGCTTTGTCAAAAGGAAGCAGATGCTAATTTTAGGACTAATTTCTTAGTGATTGATTAATATCTAAAAGCACCTGACGGGGGTTGGCTGCCTGGGTGATCGGCCTGCCAATGACCAGGTAATCAACACCGACCTGAACCGCCTGCTCCGGCGTCATAATACGTTTTTGATCATTGCTGGCAGCGCCGGCCGGGCGGATACCCGGAGTAATAAGTTTAAACTCCTGGCCAAAAGCGGCTTTTAACTTTTCTGCTTCCCAGGCCGAACAGACCACACCGTCAAGGCCACATTCTTTGGTCAGCCCCGCCAGGCGCATCACCTGCTCCTGTGGCGAGACATTCAGGCCTATGTCTTGTAAGTCTTCCGCCCCCATGCTGGTTAATACGGTAACGGCAATTAACAGCGGCGCCTGCTCACCGTAACCCGCTAAAGCCTGTTTTGCCTTTATCATCATTTCCCGGCCGCCGCTGGCATGGACGTTCACCATCCACACCCCGAGATCCGCCGCAGCACTCACCGCTTTGGCCACAGTATTGGGAATATCATGAAATTTCAAATCCAGGAAAACATCAAAACCTTTGTCCACCAGCTGGCGTACAAATTCAGGACCAAAATAGGTAAACATTTCTTTGCCGACTTTTAACCGGCAATCATGGCTGTCGATTTGATCGACAAAAGATAAAGCCTGTGCTTTTTTATCAAAATCTAATGCAACCAGGATTTTTGCATCATTCATTATTTTTTACCCTTATGTATCCTAATAATTAAACAAATATATCACTCAAGCGCCCAGTTGAGCACTACTCGCCTTCTAACCCGCGTACCGGCTTCAGCTGCTCCCAGCCATGACAGGACGGGCATGACCAATAATGGGT
This genomic window from Thalassomonas viridans contains:
- a CDS encoding ComEA family DNA-binding protein is translated as MKNILSLLLIALLTCFSAMSVAGQKQEQAKVVDVATQTVDINQASLDDLVSLKGVGLKRAKAIIAYRETNGKFTTLDELLKVKGIGAKVLADNIQRLKI
- the pyrF gene encoding orotidine-5'-phosphate decarboxylase; its protein translation is MNDAKILVALDFDKKAQALSFVDQIDSHDCRLKVGKEMFTYFGPEFVRQLVDKGFDVFLDLKFHDIPNTVAKAVSAAADLGVWMVNVHASGGREMMIKAKQALAGYGEQAPLLIAVTVLTSMGAEDLQDIGLNVSPQEQVMRLAGLTKECGLDGVVCSAWEAEKLKAAFGQEFKLITPGIRPAGAASNDQKRIMTPEQAVQVGVDYLVIGRPITQAANPRQVLLDINQSLRN